TATAAACCTTCTAGTTTGTTTGACATTTGAGagatcaatttttgtttttttactatatCTTCTTTCTAATTTCCTCTTAAAATCTCGTGCAATGTTCAATGTTCAACTgttgctttttcaatttatttttcttgaaagtatattaaaaaataggcTAGTGGGTATATTGATAATTGTTATCTAGTGTAACTAGTATAATACTCGTACCAATATAATTATGTAGCATTCACCATATATATCTAATGGTTAGACATTGCAGTACCGGTGAAGTTTTTTTTACAGATATTAATAGTAGAAGTTgatgtatattttttactaatgaGTTGGGAAAAATAGCATTTTAAGCCTGAGAGATTcatatttgtatttataaaatgataattttggggatatttttataaattaaggaGAAGCGCTTCTCTTTCCTATATTCTTCCAAAAGGGAATGTGATATATTATACTGGTATATATAAGTCTGCATGTGTATAACTGAACTAAAACTAGGCCTAGTTACTTGAGGAGTTCGAGATGCAAGTACAATTGATCTGGATCTCTTACTTTTTACCCATTTATTTAACACTAGATATTTTGATAAATGGGCATGTGATCGAGGCCAGTATGTTAAATCATAAAGTTCTCTTAAATCTGAAGTGGATTTTCCCCCAATTCCCTTTTGTCCATATGTTAGAATCTCacgtacattattttttttaatcatgctTCGATGTTGATGTTATTGTAATGCAGGACCACTAGTTCTTCAGGTTTATCCAAGGACGTAtaagtcattttttaattatttttaataatcctTTGCATGTCACGTGTTAAAAAACCATTTGTGGAATTGTTTTCTAGAAAGGTTTTATTAgagaaaaaatttcaattcttttgatgataattaaaaaaatgacacttGACTTCATTTTTGTACGGCATGTGTATATATTTTAAGTGTGCATCTCACGCAAGCCCTTCATCAATGGTGGTCCAAAGTTAAGTAATATTGAATCTTCACATGATTAATGCATAGAATGGTATCATATGAATGCTGGATTcctggaagagagagagagaaagggtgAAACAAATTTTTCTGGTACAAATGCAAGTGGGGTGTGGTCTCAGAAAGCTTTTACAATCACTAAGATTTATCTGAGAAAGCTGAGCTTGAAAGGCCAATCAACAAGGTTGGTGGAGAGGGTTTTGCATTCCATAGGGAAAACAATGAGGGAACAAGGacaaagaaaagcaataaataaaatagtagccaaaaaataaataaaagcccATTATGGAGGACATTGCATGTGCCTTGAACAGTACTAGTGTTCCTTTAGTTGCTACCAATTCTCTCATGGCTCTTGTAAGGGTTTGAACCAATGGAGAGCTTGATAACACGATGTTGAGCTGGATAACTATTAGATTCAGAAAATGAGACTACCTATGTTCTCATCTCTctatatctctctctctctccctttgttTGAAGTGATTAATATGATAATATCTCTCTGTTTGTGTGCTTTTCTTTTGTCCTTTAGTTGAGGGTTCATTGGCACCATTAAGAAGCAAGCACAGGGTTTACACTGTTGTAAGTCAGAAAAATATTAGTATGAGTCAACTCAAAAAGAATTATAGAGTCACATGATGTTTTTTCTCCACTGACCATCCTCCATCCGTTTTCACTGCTGATAATCTCTATTGAGATATCTTATTTTCTCTTAACATAGCCCGAGTAGTTCTCGTTTTCCACGAAGAAATTACTTGAGGATGGTGACACCACTCTCAGTCCAAGTGCCAGTACATTAAATACAACAAGTGTGGGGTTTCACCTCTGGTGGTGTGGTCCAGGTCATCAGTGTGTGATGGCAGCTTGGCAATCAATGATGTATAGAAATGGCAAAAAGGCCAAGAGTAGTTATTCATTTGAAACGGTActctttttatagtttttaaatattgCATTTTAAACGTTccacttgtgtttttttaacCACCTAATCAGGGATTTTGGCTCGGAATCATAAGTTTAAGTTTTAGATTTGATTATGTGATTAATCTTTCTTTCAAAAGTTAGTGATAATACttaaagtttcttattttttttaatgatgtatTAAGTAAGAATTGAATTCagatttttttcacaaatacaATATGGGTAGTTAACTAATTAAGTTATACTCACTTAgatttaattagtatttttgaGCTGTCTTTGTCATTGATGTTAtaaattatacttatatttgataagataagttaatttttaattttttccattagttaaaaaatttgtttaattattcaataaatatttttttagtatcttCTTAATAGTTtctaatgatttttaaaatattacttaaagtattattttttaaaacataacttttagttttttatatttttatccttaatatatttatttaattttttagttattactttttaataaatcatgattttatttttatttttttcattttacatttttgttaatttctttaatagttaatttttcaaaaaacttataatttaataaattaactttttagttTCCTGATATCCGTTTCTAACATTtcattactaattaattttttaactttcaattcatttttttatttaattttgtcaaatataacctacatattatataatctctaaaatgttttatttaatctatataatttgctaattaaaattttaccaaataaataatagtcCCTAACTAATGTTATCATCAGTAGAAGGGAAAGTAATTGTGATGGTGATCATGATGAATGCGACATGGGTTCTGATCTTATTCGAGGTGGAAGTCACTAGGATTATACTTTCTGTCTGGTGTGCACCTTAACCTCTTAATCACACTGGCGCCTTACTCCTAACAAGTCATGGACTTTATTTATGGGAACTTGAATAATCAAAGGGAGAATTTGGGTttggtttgtttaattattagtaGGGGGACAACTTGAATCTTTCACTGGTGATGTGTGCTTCCATAAAATAGGAATTATTTCTTTGCTACATTGAACATGTATTCAAAACCCTGCATTGTTTCTATGCTGCTAGTAATGTGCCTTTCACCTTCCTCTTTTCAGGTTGAATATAATATCTCATACGGTTCTTCTCCTAATTCTTTTAAACATTGCTACTGAATCATGTGTtttcattatataattaaatttggataaatttctgtATAATCgttatataagttaattttagtttatgaaagaaatttgtttaattttttcttatatttatcaAGGAGTTTATCTTAACAAGGCCTTACcctctctttttttaatcacaTACTTCAAACTTAAATTCAAGACTATCGATTAAATTAGAATACCTCCGTACAAATTAATTTACGCACTTGTTAACAGCcttggtcttttttttttttatgaggagCCTTGTcctcttttaataatatatataaccaatgcattattgaattatatataatcaCCCAAAGAGTGTCAAAGTATACCTCCATATATTGAAACCAAATAAAATGGTGACACAGTTCAGCATCAACGAAAACACAAAACATTTACTATTTTTGACTAACCAAACAGAAGAGTTCCAACTCAAACCATCTTAAGTCTAACAACAATTTAAGTAAGCAAATTTAaagagttaaatttttttttggtaaaatccACAAGTCTAGCTGTTGTTCATCATCATTAATCTCTTAGATTATGATTCTCAACTTCATTTTGTGCCTCTTGTGGTGGTGGCTGGTTAAGATCGAGATTTCTCATCCTCCTCCCCTCCATAATAAATCTGCCTCCAGAAGGCACCAACAACTCAGCAGAGAGTAAATTTGGCTGCTGCATAGGGAATGGACCCATAGGGTTCAGCAAGCCAACACCCCTTTGCAAGTCAGAGTAACCAAAAGGGAGTACTGTATTACTATGCTGTGGTGGTTGGTTCATATTTGTACTCATTAAGCATTGTAAATCTCCACCTTGCTCATCTGGGGCAAGGTTCAAATCCAAACCAGAAGACAAAGAGTTCTTTGGATTAGACCAACAAGAGGTGTTTGCACCTTCTAAGTGCAAAGAAGATGGCCTTGAACCTGAGGCAGGAGCATCAGAACAGCCAAGTTCAGCATTGGGGCTTTGGTCTAAGACTATTGCTGGGATTGTTTGATGCACTTTCTTTCCCTTGTCATTGGTCTGATCATGTCTATCACTGGCAAGGCATGGCGTTGAATTTTCGCCATAGAAAGGTTCCCCAAAGCTTAGATTTTGATTACTGGCTCGTGTGGTTTTAGCTGCTGCAGGTTCCTGTTGTCCAAGCAAGCtcgttaattaaaaattaatgatggAAATTTTAATAACTCCATACACACATAAACACATgcactttttaattttgttttatttttatagaagcTAGATCAAATGAAAGTGATGGAGGTGTAAACTAGACATCTATACAAGTCTCTTTTATGTGTTATCAAATTTTGGTTTGCACAATGAGGATGGTTAATGATGTTTCATAAAATTTGTCTCGTtcatatatcaataaaattgtaaCAAATCTTGAAATGGGTTTACTAGGAGTTCTATATATTTTACTAGTCCCATAAAATGCACATATCACAACACATTTAGGGCACTTACTTGAGCAGTACTGTTGTTTTCTTCCACAAGAGCCGAAGAATGAGTACCATTAATGTTTTCACCTGTATCAAGGAAAAGggtggaaaataaatttagttgCACTTTATTATCattcaaacaaaaagataaagtcTTAAACATGATTTTAGTTTATTGTATGTTCCTGGAGGttttactttaataaaaaagaaactacCAGAAACTAGCAAAACACGTGTTAATAGCAAAATGAGTGCAGCAAACATCACAAATCTTGAATAAATTAAAGTGCAGCAAACACTTTTTCATTAGATGGGGAACTTCTTTTTTCCTCTTACTAGATGAgtcctaaaaaaattacaaatgcgacatgatatatataagaatcaaagtaaattttaaaaatcaaaagacgTGACACAGCCATAATACTttgtataatattaataatccgTAAAATTAATGTATGACACGCGCACACGATGGTTTAAAAATGAGTATAGACAAAATAAGCCACTGTAATTTATCTAATCTGTGTGATATATTCCCATATCCATTGGTAtaaaagtcttaaaaatcaaagtaaaaaataaatatataatatacttagGTGAGAATTCATAATATGTATAATGTTCAACATAAACATATCTGACAGGAATGTAAACACAACACAGTTACAATTTTGATGTGCCTTACTTCTCAAGGTGACACCatgagacatttttttattgtaagatGGAGCCTCATAACATAAAGATAGAACTACATAAAGCAGAGTTCCTTACCAGCAAATTCAGGAGAAGAACTTGCATCCGCTGCTGTAGTTGTGTGTTGTCCACTTTCTCCACTTGGGGATGCAGCAGGCCTCTTGTCGGAGGAAGGTACCATCTGAAAATGTTAAGGGTCAGAAATTATGTTGAACAAAACTTGATTATATCTTAGAAAGAAAGTGAACTAACTAAGGCTTGTCatttcatcatgcatgccccttGGTGATGTCTTGTGTTTGTGTGATTAGCATCATAGCATTTGTGCACAGTAGAAGTCACACATCAAAATGTACATCattgaaatatatgaaaaatcagCTAGAAGTGTTTAATTCACCAAATCAACATTAGTTATTAAATaggtgaaacaaattaaaagaaatgcccaaataaatatcaaatgtaTAAGAATGTGTAAGTGATGAACAGCAACAAGTTTGAATAATGCAAAAGggattctcaaaaaaaaaaaatctcttcaaCAGATAAATGTGACtgaaaaaatcatgatttatataATGCCACAAAACAAATGTTATTCATagtaattgaaaatttatttgatattaattaaatctagaatttaatgattataaataaaacaacTGTTCCAAGCTTGCATAATGATGTTGGCATGAGTCATGCATATAACTATGTTATAATCATAGTAATTATCATATATGTAATCATAAAAATTAGCATATCTGTAATTACGGGATTCAGAaccttttttagaaattataattatgcTTAAATTAGGCAAGttgttatcatatatatatatatatatatatatattgcctctCCTAGAGAAGAATAATATTTCTATGTTTTTACCCTATTTTGAGTAATAAGCCTCGAgctttgaaataaataaaaaataatctaacatTAGCAACGctcaataatcaa
The genomic region above belongs to Glycine max cultivar Williams 82 chromosome 14, Glycine_max_v4.0, whole genome shotgun sequence and contains:
- the LOC121172716 gene encoding uncharacterized protein, which translates into the protein MSHGVTLRSENINGTHSSALVEENNSTAQEPAAAKTTRASNQNLSFGEPFYGENSTPCLASDRHDQTNDKGKKVHQTIPAIVLDQSPNAELGCSDAPASGSRPSSLHLEGANTSCWSNPKNSLSSGLDLNLAPDEQGGDLQCLMSTNMNQPPQHSNTVLPFGYSDLQRGVGLLNPMGPFPMQQPNLLSAELLVPSGGRFIMEGRRMRNLDLNQPPPQEAQNEVENHNLRD